A part of Lacibacter sp. H407 genomic DNA contains:
- the rplM gene encoding 50S ribosomal protein L13, translating to MSKLHFTTKHANEATVQRNWYVVDGTNQTVGRMCSKIAAILRGKNKAYYTPHVDCGDYVIVINADKVVFTGTKIEYKEYHNFSGYPGGQKIEIAKDLMRRRPEVIVERAVKGMLPKNSLGRKMYKKLFVYVGAEHQHKAQQPKELKF from the coding sequence ATGAGTAAACTACATTTCACTACAAAACATGCGAACGAGGCTACCGTGCAGCGTAACTGGTACGTTGTAGACGGCACCAATCAAACCGTTGGCCGCATGTGTTCAAAGATTGCTGCTATTTTACGTGGCAAGAACAAAGCGTATTACACACCACACGTAGATTGTGGCGATTATGTAATTGTAATTAACGCCGATAAGGTTGTATTTACAGGTACAAAGATCGAGTACAAAGAGTATCACAATTTTAGTGGTTACCCCGGCGGTCAGAAAATTGAAATCGCAAAGGATTTGATGCGTCGTCGTCCTGAGGTGATTGTTGAGCGTGCAGTAAAGGGAATGTTACCGAAAAACAGTCTCGGCCGCAAAATGTACAAGAAATTATTTGTGTACGTTGGCGCTGAACATCAGCACAAAGCACAACAACCTAAAGAACTGAAGTTCTAA
- the rpsI gene encoding 30S ribosomal protein S9: MEKQKNAVGRRKEAITRVFLSKGNGTIIVNDKNYKEYFSLVYLQNQVEAPLKTIDSLDKFDIKVNASGGGIKGQAEAVKLGIARALLEVNPEHRPVLKAAGLLKRDPRGVERKKFGKKKARRSYQFSKR, translated from the coding sequence ATGGAAAAGCAAAAAAACGCAGTTGGTCGCCGTAAAGAAGCCATTACCCGTGTATTTCTGAGCAAGGGTAACGGAACAATTATCGTGAACGACAAGAACTACAAAGAATACTTCAGCCTGGTGTATTTACAAAATCAGGTAGAAGCGCCTTTAAAAACAATTGATTCATTAGATAAGTTTGATATTAAAGTAAACGCTAGTGGTGGCGGTATTAAAGGACAAGCTGAAGCGGTGAAACTGGGTATTGCCCGTGCATTGCTGGAAGTGAATCCTGAACACCGTCCTGTATTGAAAGCTGCAGGTTTATTAAAGCGTGACCCACGTGGTGTTGAACGTAAGAAATTTGGTAAGAAGAAAGCACGTAGAAGCTACCAGTTCTCTAAACGTTAA
- the rpsB gene encoding 30S ribosomal protein S2, with translation MENNTSLQQQLLEAGVHFGHLKKKWNPKMLPYIFAEKKGIHIIDLNKTVEGLQETAAAMKQLARSGKKIMFVATKKQAKEIVTECAQKVNMPYVTDRWLGGMLTNFNTVRKSVKKMQSIEKMLSDGSFDSITKKERLQLSRDKEKMEKVLGGIANMSRIPAALFLVDIGHEHIALSEAKRLGVTTFGVVDTNCDPNKVDYFILGNDDATKSIAIITQYITAAIAEGLAERQVEKEEDDSEEVEDKGPRFDEGEEGGRDRGGRGGRGPGRGPGGNAGGPGGAPKRRVPSTQKRTSTR, from the coding sequence ATGGAAAATAACACTTCATTACAACAGCAATTACTCGAAGCAGGTGTGCATTTCGGTCACCTGAAAAAGAAGTGGAACCCCAAGATGTTGCCTTACATCTTTGCTGAGAAGAAAGGCATTCACATCATTGATCTCAATAAAACCGTTGAAGGTTTGCAGGAAACTGCAGCTGCTATGAAACAACTGGCACGCAGCGGAAAAAAGATCATGTTTGTGGCTACAAAGAAGCAGGCAAAAGAAATTGTGACTGAGTGTGCACAAAAAGTAAACATGCCTTACGTAACTGACCGTTGGTTAGGTGGTATGTTGACCAACTTCAATACCGTTCGTAAGAGCGTTAAGAAAATGCAAAGCATTGAAAAAATGCTGAGCGATGGTTCATTCGACAGTATTACCAAGAAAGAGCGTTTACAATTGAGCCGTGATAAAGAAAAGATGGAAAAAGTATTGGGCGGTATCGCAAACATGAGCCGTATCCCTGCTGCTTTGTTCCTGGTTGATATTGGTCACGAGCACATCGCATTGTCTGAAGCAAAACGTTTAGGTGTAACTACATTTGGTGTGGTAGATACCAATTGCGATCCAAATAAAGTAGATTACTTTATTCTGGGTAATGATGATGCTACAAAGTCGATCGCTATCATTACACAATACATTACTGCAGCAATTGCTGAAGGTTTAGCTGAGCGCCAGGTTGAAAAAGAAGAAGATGATTCAGAAGAAGTAGAAGACAAAGGTCCACGCTTTGATGAAGGTGAAGAAGGTGGAAGAGACAGAGGCGGACGTGGTGGTCGTGGCCCCGGAAGAGGTCCTGGTGGTAACGCCGGTGGTCCTGGTGGCGCACCAAAGCGTCGTGTACCAAGCACACAGAAGCGTACTTCAACCAGATAA
- the tsf gene encoding translation elongation factor Ts produces MSTVTISAQDINKLRQATGAGMMDCRKALTETNGDFEAAIDWLRKQGQKVAAKRSDREAKEGVVIAQTSADGTTGFVVCISCETDFVSKNADFVAFAQSIADAAVANNVKSVDELNEVVVNGAKVADLINDKLASIGEKIGISKFERVEAPYVASYIHGANRMGVLVGLSKEAADAGKDVAMQIAAMNPVAVDPESVPADVVTRERDIIVDLMKQDPKMAGKPDEMIAKIAEGKMNAFFKEQTLLAQAFVKDASKSVGDYLKSAGDVKVTEFKRVALG; encoded by the coding sequence ATGTCTACTGTAACAATAAGTGCACAGGATATTAATAAACTCCGCCAGGCTACTGGTGCGGGTATGATGGATTGCCGTAAAGCATTAACTGAAACAAACGGCGATTTTGAAGCAGCGATCGATTGGTTGCGTAAACAAGGACAGAAAGTTGCTGCTAAACGTAGCGACCGTGAAGCGAAAGAAGGTGTGGTAATTGCACAAACAAGTGCGGATGGTACAACAGGGTTTGTTGTTTGCATTAGTTGCGAAACAGACTTTGTAAGTAAGAATGCTGATTTTGTTGCATTTGCACAATCTATTGCAGATGCAGCTGTAGCAAATAACGTAAAGAGTGTTGACGAATTGAATGAAGTGGTTGTGAACGGTGCGAAAGTAGCCGACCTTATTAATGATAAGTTGGCTTCTATTGGCGAGAAAATCGGTATCAGCAAATTTGAACGTGTAGAAGCTCCTTATGTTGCTTCTTACATTCACGGTGCAAACCGCATGGGTGTATTGGTTGGCTTAAGCAAGGAAGCAGCAGATGCCGGCAAAGATGTAGCGATGCAGATCGCTGCTATGAATCCTGTTGCTGTTGATCCTGAAAGTGTACCTGCCGATGTGGTTACACGTGAAAGAGATATCATTGTTGATTTGATGAAGCAGGATCCGAAGATGGCAGGTAAGCCCGATGAAATGATTGCCAAAATTGCTGAAGGAAAAATGAATGCCTTCTTCAAAGAGCAAACATTGCTGGCACAGGCTTTCGTGAAAGATGCATCGAAGAGTGTAGGTGATTACCTGAAAAGTGCAGGTGATGTAAAGGTGACTGAATTTAAGCGTGTAGCTTTAGGATAA
- a CDS encoding sensor histidine kinase has protein sequence MNGLGLWLKTGSSVRTDGSKVLVWADESGNHHDAFVVGESKPILVPNELNGFPVIRFNGKDNNMQTVPFVTFENKRGTLLIVFRLNGPSFTSGGGVSSLVSTYLGNGITWQLCASQYVYIYYDGVGSEGMPLATVAMKQWEVGSLMRTNDSSITIYRRGDPKIKVPITNNQPDTNPVKIGSNGRLEVLNGDIAEIILYNRALDQEEFAAVNEYLATKYQIKQPAPPFTETVWFYILIAFIILAVSIAITKYLSQRKLKHKLNELKKQAQLDKERLRISREMHDDIGAGLTQIILMSESAKSKSAGNGDKELEGIADASRKLVSNMSEIIWSLHPENKTLDQLFAYLREQMHKLLEYSGIEYSIHFPGDADHIFLNNEQRRNLLLVVKEIVHNAVKYSGAKQVSVNASLREQVLHFEINDNGTGFDTEKKYSGNGLKNIHARISELQGSLNVESNGDSGTKYVFTIPVG, from the coding sequence ATGAATGGGTTGGGTCTTTGGCTAAAAACAGGATCGTCGGTTAGAACAGATGGCTCAAAGGTTCTTGTATGGGCCGATGAAAGCGGAAATCATCACGATGCATTTGTAGTTGGCGAAAGCAAACCAATTCTTGTTCCGAATGAACTAAATGGCTTTCCAGTTATTCGGTTCAATGGCAAGGATAATAATATGCAAACTGTTCCGTTTGTCACGTTCGAAAACAAGCGAGGTACGCTTCTCATTGTTTTCAGATTAAATGGCCCAAGTTTTACATCAGGCGGAGGCGTCAGTTCTCTGGTTTCAACATATCTGGGAAATGGAATTACCTGGCAGTTATGTGCGAGCCAGTATGTTTATATTTATTATGATGGAGTTGGCTCGGAAGGAATGCCGCTTGCTACAGTTGCAATGAAACAATGGGAAGTTGGGTCGTTAATGCGTACCAACGATTCAAGCATTACAATTTACAGACGAGGGGATCCGAAAATAAAAGTTCCGATCACCAATAATCAACCGGATACCAATCCGGTAAAAATTGGCTCCAATGGTCGACTTGAAGTATTGAATGGTGATATTGCAGAGATCATCCTGTATAACAGAGCGCTTGATCAAGAAGAGTTTGCAGCAGTAAATGAATACCTCGCAACAAAGTATCAGATCAAACAGCCCGCACCTCCATTTACAGAAACTGTATGGTTCTATATTTTAATTGCATTTATTATACTGGCAGTATCAATCGCAATTACAAAATATCTTTCTCAACGAAAGTTGAAACATAAACTCAATGAACTGAAGAAACAGGCACAACTTGATAAAGAACGTTTGCGTATTTCGAGAGAGATGCACGACGATATTGGAGCCGGCTTAACGCAGATTATTTTGATGAGTGAATCTGCCAAGAGTAAATCAGCAGGAAACGGCGATAAAGAACTGGAAGGTATTGCAGATGCCAGCAGAAAATTGGTAAGCAATATGAGTGAGATCATCTGGAGCCTTCATCCCGAAAACAAAACATTGGATCAGCTATTTGCTTATTTGCGTGAGCAGATGCACAAGCTGCTAGAATATAGCGGCATCGAATACAGCATTCATTTTCCCGGGGATGCAGATCATATTTTTCTCAACAATGAACAACGACGCAATCTGTTGTTGGTAGTAAAAGAAATTGTTCATAATGCAGTTAAGTATAGTGGCGCAAAGCAAGTATCTGTTAATGCATCATTGCGGGAGCAGGTTCTGCATTTCGAAATAAATGACAATGGAACCGGCTTTGACACCGAAAAGAAATACAGCGGTAACGGGTTAAAAAATATTCATGCACGAATAAGTGAATTACAAGGCAGCTTGAATGTAGAATCAAACGGGGATAGCGGAACGAAGTATGTATTTACGATTCCCGTTGGATAA
- a CDS encoding response regulator transcription factor, whose product MKISSIAITEDDEKVRHYLAEQIQLQIDVEELRLFADAETALKELSSHPVDIALFDVNLPGMSGIDCIQRLKMLHPRMQMMVLTVYDNTDTIFQALKAGATSYLLKSTPPEKVVEAIEDVFNGGSPISSQIARKVIEAFAVREKTNDYFQELSRREQEILEQLSKGYRYKEIADQLFLSIETVRTHIRNIYEKLQVNSRVEALKKTGLL is encoded by the coding sequence GTGAAAATAAGTTCCATTGCAATTACGGAAGATGATGAAAAGGTGAGACACTACCTTGCTGAGCAAATTCAATTGCAAATTGATGTAGAGGAGTTGCGGCTTTTTGCAGATGCAGAAACGGCCTTGAAAGAACTATCTTCTCATCCCGTTGATATTGCATTGTTTGATGTGAACCTTCCAGGAATGAGCGGCATTGATTGCATTCAACGTTTGAAAATGCTGCACCCCCGCATGCAAATGATGGTGCTGACTGTGTATGATAATACAGATACAATTTTTCAGGCATTGAAAGCAGGCGCAACAAGTTATTTATTAAAAAGTACGCCACCTGAAAAAGTAGTAGAAGCTATTGAAGATGTTTTTAACGGTGGTTCACCCATTAGCAGCCAGATCGCTCGTAAAGTAATCGAAGCGTTTGCAGTAAGAGAAAAAACGAATGACTATTTCCAGGAACTGAGCAGGCGGGAGCAGGAAATACTGGAACAGCTAAGCAAAGGCTATCGCTACAAAGAAATTGCCGATCAGCTATTCCTGAGTATTGAAACAGTGCGTACTCATATACGTAATATTTATGAAAAGCTCCAGGTGAACTCAAGAGTGGAGGCACTGAAAAAGACGGGATTGCTGTAA
- a CDS encoding DinB family protein produces the protein MDEKIDFLKNQYILLVKSADTAIVPQWGKMNFQQMAEHVAAFFKVSTHKLKFDLVSPPEHMPKLKEFLMSDKQFRENTKAPASIIGEEPFPVHYASPEEAVAKLEKEVNHFFHFYETNPAATAVHPVFGELNFEEWVRLHYKHVTHHLRQFGLMR, from the coding sequence ATGGATGAAAAAATAGATTTCCTGAAAAATCAATACATCTTGCTGGTAAAATCAGCCGATACTGCCATTGTACCCCAATGGGGCAAAATGAATTTTCAGCAAATGGCCGAACATGTGGCTGCGTTCTTTAAAGTATCAACACATAAACTCAAGTTCGATCTTGTTTCCCCACCTGAACATATGCCCAAGCTCAAAGAATTTTTAATGAGCGATAAACAGTTCAGAGAAAACACAAAAGCTCCCGCAAGTATTATTGGTGAAGAACCCTTTCCTGTTCATTATGCTTCACCCGAGGAAGCTGTTGCCAAACTGGAAAAAGAAGTAAACCATTTCTTTCATTTTTATGAAACGAACCCAGCAGCCACAGCTGTGCATCCTGTATTTGGCGAATTGAACTTTGAAGAATGGGTGCGGCTGCACTACAAACATGTTACCCATCACCTGCGTCAGTTTGGTTTGATGCGTTAA
- the paaZ gene encoding phenylacetic acid degradation bifunctional protein PaaZ: protein MNKLGNYITGHWINGDGEGQALYNAVTGEAIGSASTKGLDFKSILAYGRTVGNPALRKMTFHERGNMLKAVAIHLRNHLDKFYVISYQSGATKADSWVDIEGGIGNLFANASLRRKFPDEVFCIDGDSHNLSKNNTFMGTHILVPKEGVAVHINAFNFPVWGMLEKIAVNLLAGVPAIVKPATVTSYLTEAVVKEIIASNILPEGALQLLCGSAGDLLDHVTSQDVVTFTGSASTGLMLKSNPNILRENVPFNMEADSLNCIVLGDDVNPGMPEWDIFIKEVRKEMTLKAGQRCTGIRRIFVPESKMEDLWKAISTSLSQTTIGNPLNEKVRMGSLAGETQRKEVREQVQKLLASSQIVYGSLDSVNVVDADASKGAFLSPILLKNESPWASTEVHEVEAFGPVSTIMPYKTMDEAIALSKLGKGSLCSSIVTADHKIAKQYVIGAATHHGRILVLNNECAKESTGHGSPLPLLVHGGPGRAGGGEEMGGLRGVKHYLQRTAIQGSPTTITAITNVYQPNAKGKEPGKHPFKKYFEELEIGDQIITEKRIITSEDIDRFADLSGDHFYAHIKTTDFTGTMFEQQVAHGYFIMSIAAGLFVDSYEINPVLLNYGIDELRFTKPVYPGAEVYIRFTCKEKLPNDKRIVENPADFKRGDDIEKGIVKWLVEFLDETDELTGVATILTMVKKLKQ, encoded by the coding sequence ATGAATAAACTGGGTAATTATATCACCGGTCATTGGATCAATGGCGATGGTGAAGGACAGGCATTGTACAATGCAGTAACCGGCGAAGCAATCGGTTCAGCTTCCACCAAAGGATTAGATTTCAAATCCATTCTTGCATACGGACGTACAGTGGGCAATCCTGCTTTGCGAAAGATGACGTTTCACGAACGTGGAAATATGTTGAAAGCTGTAGCGATCCATCTTCGCAATCATCTCGATAAATTCTATGTAATTTCTTATCAAAGCGGTGCTACCAAAGCAGATAGCTGGGTAGATATTGAGGGAGGTATTGGCAACTTGTTCGCCAACGCATCGCTTCGCCGCAAATTTCCCGATGAAGTGTTTTGTATTGATGGCGATAGTCATAACCTTAGTAAGAACAATACGTTCATGGGCACACATATTCTTGTGCCGAAAGAAGGAGTGGCTGTACACATTAATGCATTTAATTTCCCCGTGTGGGGAATGCTCGAAAAAATCGCCGTGAATTTATTAGCCGGCGTACCGGCTATTGTAAAACCGGCAACGGTTACTTCTTACTTAACGGAAGCGGTGGTAAAAGAAATTATTGCATCAAATATTTTACCCGAAGGTGCATTGCAATTGCTTTGTGGCAGTGCAGGTGATTTATTAGATCATGTAACCAGCCAGGATGTGGTAACGTTTACCGGAAGTGCATCAACGGGCTTAATGTTGAAATCGAATCCAAATATTCTTCGAGAAAATGTACCGTTCAATATGGAAGCAGATTCGCTCAACTGTATTGTGTTAGGTGATGATGTAAACCCGGGTATGCCCGAGTGGGATATTTTTATTAAAGAAGTACGAAAAGAAATGACGTTAAAAGCCGGACAACGTTGTACCGGCATCCGCAGAATATTTGTTCCTGAAAGTAAGATGGAAGATCTGTGGAAAGCAATATCAACTTCACTATCGCAAACAACCATCGGTAATCCGCTCAACGAAAAAGTGCGGATGGGTTCGTTGGCTGGTGAAACACAACGTAAAGAAGTAAGAGAGCAGGTGCAGAAATTATTAGCATCATCACAAATTGTATACGGTAGTTTGGATAGTGTAAATGTGGTGGATGCAGATGCAAGCAAAGGTGCGTTTCTTTCACCCATCTTATTGAAGAATGAATCGCCTTGGGCTTCAACTGAAGTGCATGAAGTAGAAGCGTTTGGTCCGGTGAGTACCATTATGCCGTACAAAACAATGGATGAAGCAATAGCCTTAAGCAAACTTGGAAAGGGTAGCTTGTGTTCTTCAATTGTAACAGCCGATCATAAAATTGCAAAGCAATATGTAATTGGTGCAGCAACACATCACGGACGAATACTTGTATTGAATAATGAGTGTGCCAAGGAAAGTACAGGTCATGGTTCACCGTTACCATTATTGGTGCACGGTGGTCCGGGTCGTGCAGGGGGTGGTGAAGAAATGGGCGGATTGCGTGGTGTAAAACATTACCTGCAACGTACAGCAATACAAGGTTCACCAACAACTATCACAGCTATCACAAACGTATATCAACCAAACGCCAAAGGAAAAGAGCCAGGCAAGCATCCGTTTAAAAAATATTTCGAAGAGCTGGAGATCGGCGATCAGATCATTACTGAAAAAAGAATCATTACCAGTGAAGATATTGACCGCTTTGCTGATTTGAGTGGAGATCATTTTTACGCACATATCAAAACAACTGATTTCACCGGTACAATGTTTGAGCAACAGGTGGCACATGGTTATTTTATTATGAGTATTGCCGCCGGTTTGTTTGTGGACAGTTATGAAATTAATCCTGTGCTGTTGAATTATGGGATTGATGAATTGCGATTTACGAAACCAGTTTATCCCGGTGCAGAAGTGTATATCCGCTTTACCTGTAAAGAAAAATTGCCGAATGATAAACGCATCGTTGAAAATCCTGCAGACTTCAAACGGGGTGATGATATTGAAAAGGGAATTGTAAAGTGGTTGGTTGAATTTTTGGATGAAACAGATGAATTAACGGGGGTTGCAACTATTTTAACGATGGTAAAAAAATTGAAACAATAA
- a CDS encoding enoyl-CoA hydratase/isomerase family protein gives MTTQVNEAYIKSETHQGITTIEFFHPQSNSLPGHLLNELAHSIQHAAVDPKTHVVILKSAGTKAFCAGASFDELIAIKNEQEGLQFFSGFAKVINAMRKCPKFIVARIHGKCVGGGVGIAAAADYAIAVEGSDVKLSELAVGIGPFVVGPAVERKIGTSAFSQLSIDASNWRNSDWAKRKGLFAELHPTIEAMDESIEKLVTTLSHSSPEAMAEMKKIFWKGTEHWDELLIERAKISGRLVLSEFTRTAIEKFKAKS, from the coding sequence ATGACAACACAAGTAAACGAAGCCTACATAAAATCCGAAACACATCAGGGAATAACAACGATCGAGTTTTTTCATCCGCAAAGTAATTCGTTGCCCGGCCATTTATTGAATGAACTGGCGCATAGTATACAACATGCTGCGGTAGATCCTAAAACACATGTGGTGATCTTAAAATCGGCTGGTACAAAAGCATTTTGCGCCGGTGCAAGTTTTGATGAATTGATCGCTATCAAAAATGAACAGGAAGGTCTGCAGTTTTTCAGCGGATTTGCAAAAGTGATCAACGCTATGCGGAAGTGCCCCAAGTTTATTGTAGCACGTATCCATGGAAAATGTGTTGGCGGCGGTGTAGGTATTGCGGCTGCAGCTGATTATGCAATTGCGGTGGAAGGATCGGATGTAAAGTTGAGTGAACTGGCGGTGGGCATTGGTCCGTTTGTAGTAGGTCCTGCAGTTGAACGCAAGATCGGCACATCTGCTTTTTCACAACTCTCCATCGATGCTTCCAACTGGCGCAATTCCGATTGGGCGAAACGTAAAGGATTGTTCGCTGAGCTGCATCCCACTATTGAAGCCATGGATGAGTCCATTGAAAAATTAGTAACTACACTTTCCCATTCTTCACCGGAAGCAATGGCTGAAATGAAAAAAATATTCTGGAAAGGAACCGAGCATTGGGACGAACTGTTGATCGAACGTGCAAAGATCAGCGGACGATTGGTGTTGAGTGAGTTTACAAGAACTGCAATCGAAAAATTTAAAGCAAAAAGCTAA
- a CDS encoding DNA-3-methyladenine glycosylase family protein: protein MIQTFSADNFQTYCDLLSKKDKHLKAIINEHGYPPMWTRKQGFETLILTILEQQVSLAAAFAAYKRLKAKIGAVTPAKILAMSNEELRECYFTRQKQVYAKELATAVVTKQLPLKKFSSMTDEEVRTHLTSIKGIGNWTTDVYLMHALQRTDLFPLGDIALVNSLKETKQLEPNVSKEEMLAIAEPWRPYRTVAAMMLWHAYIKKRNLKVEA from the coding sequence ATGATTCAAACTTTCTCTGCCGATAACTTTCAAACATACTGTGATCTTCTTTCAAAAAAAGACAAACATCTCAAAGCAATCATCAACGAACATGGTTATCCGCCTATGTGGACGAGGAAGCAAGGGTTTGAAACGCTTATTCTCACCATTCTCGAACAGCAGGTTTCGTTAGCAGCAGCGTTTGCAGCGTACAAACGCTTAAAGGCAAAGATCGGTGCTGTTACACCTGCCAAAATACTGGCAATGAGTAACGAGGAATTACGTGAGTGTTATTTTACCAGGCAGAAACAAGTGTATGCAAAAGAATTGGCAACAGCAGTTGTAACAAAGCAATTGCCATTGAAAAAATTCAGTTCAATGACAGATGAAGAGGTGCGTACACATTTAACTTCCATCAAAGGAATTGGTAACTGGACAACCGATGTGTATCTCATGCATGCATTGCAACGAACTGATCTTTTTCCGTTAGGTGATATTGCATTGGTGAACAGTTTAAAAGAAACCAAACAACTGGAACCAAATGTCAGCAAAGAAGAAATGCTGGCGATTGCCGAGCCATGGAGACCTTACCGGACAGTGGCAGCCATGATGTTGTGGCATGCATACATTAAAAAACGAAACCTGAAAGTGGAAGCATAA
- a CDS encoding carbonic anhydrase codes for MKSYEKLLIENKGWAERKVKEDPEFFSRLVNVQTPEFLWIGCSDSRVPPNEITQTQPGEIFIHRNIANMVVHTDLNMLSVLEYAVNVLKVKHIIVCGHYGCGGVKAAMTRKSIGLINKWLRNIKDVYRFHREEVDAIESEDARTNRLIELNVQEQVMNLAKTSIVQRAWKDRQAPHLHGWVYDLHDGIIKNVFEMEAGTHLDELYEFDNL; via the coding sequence ATGAAATCATACGAAAAGCTTTTAATAGAAAACAAGGGATGGGCCGAAAGAAAAGTAAAGGAAGATCCCGAATTCTTCAGTCGTCTTGTTAATGTACAAACCCCTGAGTTTCTTTGGATCGGTTGCAGCGATAGCCGTGTACCACCAAATGAGATCACACAAACGCAACCCGGTGAAATTTTTATTCATCGTAACATTGCCAACATGGTTGTGCACACCGATCTGAATATGTTAAGTGTACTTGAATACGCCGTAAATGTGTTGAAAGTAAAACACATTATTGTGTGTGGGCACTATGGTTGTGGCGGTGTAAAAGCTGCAATGACAAGAAAGAGCATTGGTTTAATTAATAAGTGGTTACGGAACATTAAAGATGTGTATCGTTTTCACCGTGAAGAAGTAGATGCAATTGAATCGGAAGATGCAAGAACCAACCGTTTGATTGAATTGAATGTACAGGAACAGGTGATGAACCTGGCTAAAACTTCTATTGTACAAAGAGCATGGAAAGACAGGCAAGCTCCTCATTTACATGGATGGGTGTACGACCTGCACGACGGTATTATTAAAAATGTATTTGAAATGGAGGCCGGCACTCACCTTGATGAGCTATACGAATTTGACAATCTCTAA